The DNA region ttgaaactttctgcaATATCTTCCCTTGTTTTAGCCTCCTTTTTCTGTTTACCTGCCTGAGGAATGCTCAATTCAGGAGGTGGTTTCCCAATAGATTGCTCAAATACAGCCAACATGTTTGGACAATTAAAAGCTAAAACTTTTTCAAGAATCCCAAGCTAAAAACTTTTCAAGAACCATAAAAACCCCAGTAGAGCACATTCTCGGTACTTATATAATATAGAAAACTTGTAGCTGACATGCTTATCCAAATATGACTGTTGTAACTGAAAACAAAGTACTGACGTGGCATCAACAATGGTGATAGTACATCTGTCACATCTGTCCATTGTTTAAGATGACACTCAGGGGTCGTATGGTAGCTGGTTCGGAGGTGACACAAGTAACATCAGGTTTGATAGCTATTTAGGaggtaaattatatttatatatatatatataattaatatggtatttgttttgtaatttaGTCACCCGCATATTTAATATATGTAAGTTATGAGGAaagttatttattatttttgtatggGGTAAAATTTGTAGACACCATATGGACGTATCAAAAGATGACTCGTGGCGATGGGGACAAGTCAGGTTCGAATCAACAAGCGAGGGGCTCCAGAAAATCATATAAAGCTTCGGATAAATAATTTGGTAACCCGCTTTCGGAGGCAGAAATTACAAGAGGCTCGGAGAAGTATGTCAACTCATCGGTCAAACGTCATTTAAGATGTGACCATTACAGAAAACCTCAAGTTTCCTCCAGCCTTTATGAGCCTTTATTAAgctttattttcctttattgCCTTTTATTACAATATTAATATTGGTAATTAAGGGGCACGATTCATGAAATTTGTACCCCATAACTCTAGCATAAATAGAGGTACTCATTCTATTGTAAGACATCTAAAAacattatacaataatataaagTATGAATTATTCTTAGGATTCACTCTTTCTTGCTTAATTCGTTAGAGGTTATAGTGATTCACCGCCCAGAGATTCTAGCTCGAAGCTACTCCAAGGCCCAGGCTACATATCTAGCTATGCTTTACTTTCAATTGTCTTGCTAATTAATACTAGCTACTTCATAATTTTGATTACGTTGATCCACGTGTCCTTGATCACgaacacaaattcaactgtaccgattttttgtgtaaataattttatataatagaaagtgaaataattaatgcatgaataatttAACCCTGCATAgctaaaataatacataaattcttCATAACTAATTCATGtattactaatacctgcatgACTCTAACCaactaccaaacgaccccttattaCTGATAAAATATTACAGTGTATATAGAGGATAGATTTTTTGTGTTTAGGTACATGTACAAATTGTGTTTAGGTACatatataaacttttgaatACCCTAAACTAATGCAAAAAGTTAGCTCAAGTGatttagggtgttcaaaattgtctctagcATTCTAAGATTCGATTCCCAGAAACAacaattttcttatatttagctttgttgtttttttcaaactttttgAGTAAAAATCCTAAAACCGCTACTGCGtattactttaatattttatttatggaaaatatattttacagaaatatctctttctttttattgatGGGATTGATTTCTTGGAACATGGTTTTGAAGCTCCAGATGTAACGATGTAGTTGTGGTTTTCATTTTAGATCAGGAATATATAGGACAGAAGAAAGAAGCCAAGAAAGTTTTGTCTAAATACAGAAGGCTAAAGCAAGCAGTGTACGACTTTACGCACTTCGAGAAGCAGGCAAAATTGGACTCTTGTAGATAATTGATCCCAATTAAAAACAATATGATTTGTCTATGCAAATAAAAAAGCCTTAAAAAGGACGCTATAATAATAATGCTTTGGGTCTTTTTCAAGCTTTCACTTCTTTCAGTGATGATTAATTAAGCTTTTTCTTCTATGGAGGTGGACGTGAGGAAGGCGTCTGTTATGCATTATTTTCTGGTAATTTGACTAATAGGGAAGAGATATGAAGATAATGTACTTCCCGATTGAGACATCACTTGAAATAAAAGGTTAATAAATCTGTGGGTCAGAAGTCACAGAACCAATAGCAGAAAACAATGGTCTTGTGTGGTTTTTGGTTGAAACTTACCCTCACAAACGACTTGGCTTAGACTTCTAATACCATCTAGTTATCAAAGATTCCAACTTGATTTTTCACAAAAAAGCTTCTGTCTTTTtcccctccaattttttttctttttctttattatatttgtATGTCAATGGTGACCGGACCAACTTGTGCAGTCCAAAAACATGCGTTGAGTTAACCTCCTCACCAAAAATGGAGCAAATAAACTCACGAGGATGACCTCTTAGAAAATTTGTAGATAACATTATCCAGTGTGTATATGACCTTTACCTGGGTTCAACTGTTTCATTTGATATAAGCAACTGTACAACCATAATTCATGGGACTTTCCTGTTCAAACTTAACAACACGAGGATTATTTCTTAGTAATTTAAGTGCAGACTCTTTTAAGACCCCAGTGCCCATCCCGTGAATAACAAAAACAACAGAATTAGGCGCTCTTGAATCGATGGCCATGTTGAGCTGGTGCAAAGCATCCTCCACTCTCAGGCCACGCAAGTCTACGGTGTTTTTGGATGTCTGCAGCACAGGACCATAAGAATCCTGCTGATTGTTGTTTGCTCCGGAAAGACTTCCAAGGTCCCTGAGACTCCTGATCCGCTGAACCTACATCATTGATCATGATTAACTTTTTTCCATTCCCCATATTTTATAGCAAGTGAGAGACAGCAAAGCATGAGTAGTATATCAGATAAATGTGAAGCGCAACACAGCTCACACGAAAATCTCAAGATACTCGACTTTAATGAAGCATgcaattccattcattttatAAGTTCCTTCCAACCTCAGCTAGGCCTATAAGTTCCTTCCAACCTCAGCAATGAATTTCCTAACTGTTCCATAACACTTAAAAACTAGCCTCACAAGCATACGATTGAAAACAATGTGATGAATTACCTAAACTCACCTCACATGCATACgatcaaaaaaaaatgtgtCGCTCCGTATCAatcaaatatttgaaaattaaggtTCTCTAGCATTAGATATAGAAATCTCTACAAGACTAAGAGACTCTAGTGCTGGAGCTAAATTAACATACTAACATGACAAAACCTCAATCCAAGTAATTGGTATCAGGTGTATGGATCTTCTTCCATTGTACCCTAATTTTCACTAAGTTTGCATGGATTTCAAGAGATGTAGATCTATGGAAACAGCTTCCTTAGGTCTACCTCACTTATTTTAACACCTTCAATCACCATGGTCTCACTCACACCGGTGCCTATGTttccatgtgtgtgtgtgtatatgtgtatttttTACTTCAAGCaaaagagagagggagaaagagaaaagaactcTAGATTCTGCAAACCTGGGTCTTCAAGTTAGCTGCACCAGAAGAAGCATCAGGGGGAATGGGTCTGACACTGTGTCTGCCCACTCGCACTCTTAGTTTTCCATATTGAACAAGGATAGTGTCATCATCCCCAGGTTCCTCAACCACAGTGGCTAACTTATTTCCAAACGCCTTTACATATACTTGTTCTCCAACCTGTGGTGTGTAAAGGCTCTGGCCTATTTCTCTGACAAGAGAATCTTTACTAGGCTGATGAGCTTCAACTATCGATGCAATAGCAGACTCCACTCTTTTTACAAGTGGATTAATCTCGTCAGCACTTGCATTTCTGAGTTGGCTCTCAAACTGCTGTACTATAGTTTGGATCTCATTTTTCACAGTTCTCACTTCCTGTTGGATTTCATGTGATTCCTTTGCTTTGAGGGCTGCTTCACGTCCATCAAGATCTTGTGTTTCATTGTTGATCTACattgcatgaaaaaaaaatgaaaagagcgAACAGACAATAACCAAGTATAATATGCAATAAGACAGATCTAAGAGACTGAATCAATGACAGTTCAGAAGTTAAAAcgaaaacaattgaaaagacTTCTCATAGCTGGTTCAAGCAAAAAGAAGGGGGAGCAAAAGATAGCAATACACAGCAGAACTTGAAACTTGAACTGAATGACAGTATGCAACTTCATCTTGACTCTGCTGTAGATTAATGTCGACAATTTTCATGCGGAGGATCATTGTGAAAAGATGCACAGCACACAAATAAAGATATACGCAATCAGCTCAACCTTGACCTCCGATGGCCTTTACGACACAGCCTAGATGGAAGATCCAGATACCATCTGGAAATGATTCATACTTTTTGAATTGACATAGCAGCCACAAGTTTTGATTATAGCAAACAAACTGGTACCCTCTTTCTCTCAGATGGTATTTGGCAACGAAGTTCAGGTCTAGCCCTTTCATCCCCCTCAGCATtctgtttcctttttttccttctctcaaTAAACAACTCTGCCACCTCTAGGAGctttttatttgaaaacaaaacataatTCAAACATCAAATTGTCCAACTCCAAGATTCAGGCAATCACTTGGCATCTACTGTAAGTTTATTGAGTTTGTACCACGGTTAAATGAATGGGATTATGTACTAAATCCTCAAGAGAAGCATCAGAAAGATACCTCattataaatattcataatatcTGAATGAAGAGAAGCAGCTTCCATTGCTTGAGATTCTAGTCTGTCTCTTTCTTCAATTAGTGATCGATAAAGTAATCCCTTCTGCTCCTGTTGCTTGTCTGGTGTCAATTTGTTCACCCATAATGCTGCTCGCTCAATTATTCTCTCATCAAAGCCCATTGATTTTGCAATATTTAGGGCATTTGATTCTCCCATGCTTCCCCAGATAATCCGATAGGTAGGCTGTAGAGTCTCTAAGGAAAACTCTGTTGCTGCTGTTTCAAACCgattgtccttttcttttaagcGAGTTAAATCTGCATAGTGGGTAGTTACAACAGCTAGATTAACCCTTTCCTTGAGATATTGCAGTATGCTTTCTGAAAGTGCTACACCTTCTGAAGGATCAGTCCCACTTCCGATTTCATCAAGGAGAACTAGAGATTCTGTAGAAGCAACTTCCAGAATCTGACGAAGCCGTGAAATGTGCCCACTAAAGGTTGACAGACTTTGTTCCAGAGACTTCAacaggaaaaatgaaaaaatccaATTTGTCAGATAGATGGCGTGAACGAAAACAAAACAATGAAGAAGGAAAGGGAATCTCGGCTGGACTAAGATTAAAAAAAGATATACAGCTGAGATGGATGATGGGGGAAGAAAGGAGTATAACAATATCAAGTACCTGATGGTCTCCAATGTCTGCCAGAATGAGATCAAACCATGGCAGCCTTGGTTGATTTTGGGCAGGCAAATACATGCCAGCCTTCAACATCATAGAAGCCAGTCCTAGAGTCTTCATTGAAGCCGTTTTGCCTCCGGTATTAGGACCAGAGATGACAACAACCTTTGTTCCATGACCAATTTTAATATCAATGGGCACAGGGAAATGTGTCTGagattttgtttcaaaattcaTGACATCATTTCCTTGATCCAAATCAGGTGAACCTGGGGACACATCAGTCGACCAGTTTCTCAAGGAGGACTCAAGAAGCAAAGGATGTTGTATCCCTTCTACATTTATAGATAAAAGTTCAGATTGGGATATGTTACAATTTCTTGAACTTAAAGCTGGACAGGTGCCACCCATCCACTGAGCATGAGCAGCTCTTGCAAATGCAAGATCAATTTCCAATATCTTATTTAAtaagtgttttattttcatattagaTTCAGCTATTTCAGATGTAAGCAAACTCAAAATTGTTTGCTCCTCAATCCTCTCGGAACTAGAAAGCTTAACTTCCATGTTGTTCAACTCAACTGCCTCTTTAGGTTCCATGAAGTATGTAGATCCACTACTGCTGGTATCTAGGATTATGGCATTAGGAAGCAAAGATCTACGGGAAGCTCTAACAGCAACACACATTCTTGAACGGCGCTTGGTTACTAAAGGCCTGTCAAATCCTCCACCCTGAAAAACTTGAGTTGATAATTGCTTCAACAATGATTCTAGATTATCCATGTTCCTTTTTCTCTCAGATCTTATAATTTCCAAATCTTCACTAGCTCTGTCAAGGATTGCTGAAAAGCTGCAATCAATGCAGAATTCTATTTTTTGCTCCAATTCCACAAGAAAATCACAATCGTGAAGAATTTCCTTCAGAGGAGAGTACCTGTTTGAAGATAATCAGACATTCTAATGAAACTGCTCAATACTATTTAAATGGCACTTCATGAGAATCCATCAGTACCACATCAGATATGCTTCGCCATTTTGAGTTAACTGCAATTGGGAGTAGGAACACATTCTCAGAGGCACAGAAAATAAGGGGCAAGTACACTCAAGGTGAATTCATCTTTGAAGCCTGCATTTTACTAATCTTTCAAAAAGCACCACAACCtcatgtaaatgcaagaaaGGTTTTGGAAGAAGATATCCATAAGACCATACTTTGCCACTTCCTACAATTCTGTTGGAAGATTGCCAATTGTATATTCATCAGATAAACTGTCTTTCACCTCTTACTTTTTGAACAACATGGAAATTAAGCTTTCTAGTTCCCCAGATAGATAGCCACCAACCATTtaatatatttgattttcagATAGAAACTTCAGCTATCGGCAATTCTTTTGACCCAAATCCAGAACTATTGTCAAGATTTTGCTATCTGTTAGGAAAAAAGGCTCTAACTGTTATCTTAAGGCTTTTGAGTTATGAAAAAAGCCAttcttatatataaattaaCATAAGCTTAACTCTGTGGAGACATGGTTTGCTATTGAATCATTTGCTCTTGGGCTAGCTGAACCAGATCCTAACATGCAATTTCCTTAAATCTCGTGGGACTACCCTATCATCTAAAACCAGAGGTTCTTTACACCTTATACTGTACTTATACATACAAGTCTCGGACCAGAATAATCCAACACCAAATAACTTCAACGTAGAACAACAAACAAAATAGAGATAATTACCTAGAGGTGCCAGTTGGCCATCTAGTTAACCGATATTAGCCCAACTATTACATTTTTCCCGGTTGAGCTCTATTTTAACACTTCAACCATCTGCTTCTTAAAACACTGATCCCCACTCctctttcttctctcttccaCATGACTTCCTCCAATTCCCTAtcccttttttctctttcattACATCTTCTTTCCCTCCTTTACCCAAGTCTCGTTTTGTTGTTGTGTATTCACCCAAACCAGTAGCCATATTTTTCCTTCATCGTTTGGTTGGATTTGGGGGAGCAACAAATTATGGTTGAGATTGAAAGTGCTCTAGGGTTTAGATCTGCCTTCCATTCTTCTAGTGTTTGGATTATCACTCAGTTTCTATTGACGGTGCTCTCTTGTATAATAGTATATAACTATATGTATACAATGTTACACAGTATAGatacattatttatatatagttatataaaacagattttttttttttttgaaactggtataCAGATATATTATTCATGCATAGTTAGTTATACAGAGCAAATACATTATCTATacaatgtatatataatgtataaggacatatatgtaatgtatatacACGTTTATAAATCATGcaatatcaatttgaaaaatgaaaatgaaaaaatgaagagGATTCTCGgggaagaagataaaaaaaaaaaaaaaaaaaaaaaaatatactaataTTGAAAGAGATTTGACTTCCAAAAAATGAATGTAAACATGTGTTGGCTAGtccaagtataaataattatagGGCTATGCAAGGTGTAAACTATTTTGTTTGGGCTGTACATTTTGTGTAAGAATGCCAACAAAATAATGCAATGCTTGTAagcaacaaaaaagaaatttcttTTGTGGAAAAAGTAGACTACTTGAGTATTTAAATACATCAATATACCTTTCAGAAAAATCATCCTGCAAAGCAATCTCCTCCAACTGTTTTTGCAATAATCTCGCCGCTACCAATGTCCGTTTCACAGAGCAAATTTCACGAATAGATAGCATTCCTCCACCAACGGCAGCATCAACAATCGGCGATACATCCCCAATTCCATCGAAATCCAACGGCCTAGGTGCCGCCACGGCAGCGGTGGTCTGAGAGAGGAGTTTCCTGCTCTCTTCAGGAGTTTTACCCACCGGAACCCTAGCACACTCTGCGGCGGCGTATCCCATGGATGTGGACGTGAAGTCGGTGAGCTGGCGACACACGGCGGGCCATTCTAGAAGCTTCAAGGTATCTGATTGAAGTGACTCGGCGAGTTTGACTCTCTGAGTTGACTCGGATGAGAACCGGATGATGGACAACCGAGTTGGAAGGCGGCGGTTGTGACGTGGAGGGAGATGATTGGTGAAGAGATTGTTGGATTTGGAGGTGAAGTTGAAGAGATTCATTGAAGatgaagttttgaatttttttggtgaGTGATGGTGCGTTATCCGGTTACTCTAAAATGGAGGGAAGGGTGGGTTTGGATCTGTTGCGTTCAGCTACACGGTGGTAATGTAAGCTGCCAATTATGTCAAACTTCTTAATTAGTGGagtaatttatttagtattttgtctCCGT from Lycium ferocissimum isolate CSIRO_LF1 chromosome 2, AGI_CSIRO_Lferr_CH_V1, whole genome shotgun sequence includes:
- the LOC132045357 gene encoding uncharacterized protein LOC132045357; this translates as MNLFNFTSKSNNLFTNHLPPRHNRRLPTRLSIIRFSSESTQRVKLAESLQSDTLKLLEWPAVCRQLTDFTSTSMGYAAAECARVPVGKTPEESRKLLSQTTAAVAAPRPLDFDGIGDVSPIVDAAVGGGMLSIREICSVKRTLVAARLLQKQLEEIALQDDFSERYSPLKEILHDCDFLVELEQKIEFCIDCSFSAILDRASEDLEIIRSERKRNMDNLESLLKQLSTQVFQGGGFDRPLVTKRRSRMCVAVRASRRSLLPNAIILDTSSSGSTYFMEPKEAVELNNMEVKLSSSERIEEQTILSLLTSEIAESNMKIKHLLNKILEIDLAFARAAHAQWMGGTCPALSSRNCNISQSELLSINVEGIQHPLLLESSLRNWSTDVSPGSPDLDQGNDVMNFETKSQTHFPVPIDIKIGHGTKVVVISGPNTGGKTASMKTLGLASMMLKAGMYLPAQNQPRLPWFDLILADIGDHQSLEQSLSTFSGHISRLRQILEVASTESLVLLDEIGSGTDPSEGVALSESILQYLKERVNLAVVTTHYADLTRLKEKDNRFETAATEFSLETLQPTYRIIWGSMGESNALNIAKSMGFDERIIERAALWVNKLTPDKQQEQKGLLYRSLIEERDRLESQAMEAASLHSDIMNIYNEINNETQDLDGREAALKAKESHEIQQEVRTVKNEIQTIVQQFESQLRNASADEINPLVKRVESAIASIVEAHQPSKDSLVREIGQSLYTPQVGEQVYVKAFGNKLATVVEEPGDDDTILVQYGKLRVRVGRHSVRPIPPDASSGAANLKTQVQRIRSLRDLGSLSGANNNQQDSYGPVLQTSKNTVDLRGLRVEDALHQLNMAIDSRAPNSVVFVIHGMGTGVLKESALKLLRNNPRVVKFEQESPMNYGCTVAYIK